A single window of Ferrimonas balearica DSM 9799 DNA harbors:
- a CDS encoding ATP-grasp fold amidoligase family protein, whose translation MIFYDFLNRILPGHLGTKLRFYKKLSYPLSLSDPKTFNEKVHWRKIYDRNPLFTLCADKLLARDYVKEKIGEEYLIPLLYSGEHIDAETLKGLDGEFVVKANHNSGPVHMVQANQPVDFDAIAANINKQLQKPYAVKNGEWWYKPIPRRVLVERLLRGEQGQWAEDYKFFVFNRNGESEVVLQMTYGREKGATITFYDEQLEILPFEIHVKNDYVPFVKPKNFDKMVELAKKLAEDFDFCRVDFYNVDGAIYFGEMTFAPSGGTAPFKPQEFDRWMGDKWQLPKR comes from the coding sequence GTGATTTTTTACGACTTCCTGAACCGCATCCTGCCCGGTCATCTGGGCACCAAACTGCGCTTCTACAAAAAGTTGTCCTACCCGCTGTCACTGTCTGACCCGAAAACCTTCAATGAGAAGGTGCACTGGCGCAAGATTTACGACCGCAACCCGCTTTTCACCCTTTGCGCCGATAAGTTGCTGGCCCGGGACTACGTCAAAGAGAAGATCGGCGAGGAGTACCTGATCCCGTTGCTGTACAGCGGCGAGCACATTGATGCTGAAACCCTGAAGGGGCTGGATGGCGAGTTTGTGGTGAAAGCCAACCATAACTCAGGTCCTGTGCACATGGTGCAGGCCAACCAACCGGTGGACTTCGATGCCATCGCCGCCAACATCAACAAGCAGCTGCAGAAGCCCTATGCGGTGAAGAACGGCGAGTGGTGGTACAAGCCGATCCCGCGTCGGGTGCTGGTGGAGCGGCTATTGCGTGGCGAGCAAGGGCAGTGGGCGGAGGATTACAAGTTCTTCGTTTTCAACCGCAATGGCGAGTCAGAAGTGGTGCTGCAGATGACTTACGGTCGTGAGAAGGGGGCCACCATCACCTTCTATGACGAGCAGTTGGAGATCCTGCCATTCGAGATCCACGTCAAGAACGACTACGTGCCTTTCGTTAAGCCGAAGAACTTTGACAAGATGGTTGAGTTGGCCAAGAAGCTGGCTGAGGATTTCGACTTCTGCCGGGTCGACTTCTACAACGTCGACGGCGCCATCTACTTCGGCGAGATGACCTTTGCGCCGTCCGGCGGCACTGCGCCCTTTAAGCCGCAGGAGTTCGACCGCTGGATGGGCGACAAGTGGCAGTTGCCCAAGCGCTGA